Proteins co-encoded in one Nicotiana sylvestris chromosome 7, ASM39365v2, whole genome shotgun sequence genomic window:
- the LOC104236888 gene encoding xyloglucan galactosyltransferase XLT2-like produces the protein MLPSENTSPRKTFKKLRNSFHLIKSQVGFHHCKWFFLIILIQISFILFLAGTSTPPSPPQQQQQQQNFQISKPQQNKHQKQSKQREKYCEYGRVYVYDLPTKFNKDLLNNCHDLDPWSSRCNAVSNGGLGPKATGLDSIIPKNLVSAWYWTDMYSAEVIYHERMLNYKCRTLNPTNATAFYIPFYSGLAIGKILWFTTAKERDRPSEEMLQWVKDQPYWKQNNGSDHFLMLGRLTWAFRRKTDDDSDWGTSFLRMPLMKNVLRLSIEKFPWDDLEVSVPYPTAFHPQFEYEIKQWQDLVRSRNRTSHFCFVGAVRKKIKNDFREVLMNYCKNETSSCKVVDCSVAHCYDGAPAILEAFLDSDFCLQPKGDGYTRRSQFDCMLAGSIPVYFWEDSFKTQYEWHLPLQYEDYSVYMDHKEVRNDTSIVRKVLDKFSKEDVRKMREILINVMPKYLYARSNQGLGSSNDAFDIAIEEVLKRFKQQREQQQISEKTIKKGSPVY, from the coding sequence ATGTTGCCTTCTGAGAATACTTCCCCTAGAAAAACATTCAAAAAACTCAGAAATTCTTTCCATTTAATCAAATCCCAAGTTGGTTTTCATCACTGTAAATGGTTTTTCCTTATCATTCTCATTCAAATCTCCTTCATTCTCTTCCTCGCCGGAACTTCTACTCCGCCATCTCcgccccaacaacaacaacaacaacaaaacttcCAAATCTCGAAACCTCAACAGAACAAACACCAAAAACAGAGCAAACAACGTGAGAAGTACTGTGAATACGGTAGGGTTTATGTTTACGATCTACCAACAAAGTTCAACAAAGATCTATTAAACAACTGTCATGATTTAGACCCGTGGAGTTCACGTTGTAACGCCGTTTCAAACGGCGGTTTAGGTCCAAAAGCAACTGGACTTGACTCAATAATCCCCAAAAATCTCGTCTCCGCTTGGTATTGGACTGATATGTATTCAGCAGAGGTAATTTACCACGAAAGAATGTTGAATTACAAGTGTAGAACCTTGAACCCGACAAATGCTACTGCTTTTTACATACCGTTTTACTCAGGACTTGCAATTGGTAAAATTTTATGGTTTACTACAGCAAAAGAACGAGATCGACCTAGTGAAGAAATGTTACAATGGGTTAAAGATCAACCTTATTGGAAACAGAATAACGGGTCGGATCATTTTCTTATGCTGGGTAGATTAACCTGGGCTTTTAGAAGAAAAACTGATGATGATTCAGATTGGGGTACGAGTTTTCTCCGAATGCCACTAATGAAGAATGTTCTCCGTTTATCTATTGAAAAGTTTCCATGGGATGATTTAGAGGTAAGTGTTCCATATCctacagcttttcatcctcaatTTGAATATGAAATTAAACAATGGCAAGATCTAGTAAGGTCGAGAAATCGTACTAGTCATTTCTGTTTTGTTGGTGCTGTGAGAAAGAAAATCAAGAATGATTTTAGAGAAGTTTTAATGAATTATTGTAAGAACGAGACGAGTTCTTGCAAAGTGGTTGATTGTTCTGTAGCTCATTGTTATGACGGAGCACCAGCAATTTTAGAAGCATTTTTGGATTCGGATTTTTGTTTACAACCAAAAGGAGATGGATATACTCGAAGATCACAGTTTGATTGTATGTTAGCTGGTTCAATACCTGTTTATTTTTGGGAAGATAGTTTTAAGACTCAATATGAATGGCATTTGCCTTTGCAATATGAGGATTATTCAGTTTACATGGATCATAAAGAAGTTAGAAATGATACTTCTATAGTTAGAAAAGTTCTTGATAAGTTCAGCAAAGAAGATGTGCGAAAAATGAGAGAGATTTTGATTAATGTTATGCCTAAGTATTTGTATGCAAGATCTAATCAAGGATTAGGGAGTAGTAATGATGCTTTTGATATTGCAATCGAGGAAGTTTTGAAGAGATTTAAGCAGCAAAGGGAACAACAACAAATCTCCGAGAAAACGATTAAAAAGGGTAGCCCGGTGTACTAA
- the LOC104234218 gene encoding BTB/POZ domain and ankyrin repeat-containing protein NPR1-like: MESGNELSSSLSFASSSYVSNGCSSPQEPGPNLDLLSNLSGSLEKLLLNPEYDYSDAEVVVEGISVGVNRCILAARSQFFHEKFKKHNENTSKDEKPKYLLKDLVPFASIGYEVFSVFLNYLYTGKIKPSPPEVSTCVDNVCAHDACRPAINYFMELMYASSTFQINELIMVVERRLVNFIDKATPEDVIPILLVAFHCSSNQLLEHCIQRVTRSDLDNATLEKELPHEVLTDIKTRRLKSRQELEHDSIEVDSLSEKRIRRILKALESDDIELLKLLLEESNVTLDDACALHYAAAYCNSKVVNEVLELDLADVNLQNSRGYNVLHIAARRKEPSIIMGLLEKGASVLNTTRDGNTALSICRRLTRPKDYNEPTKQGKETNKDRICIDILERETIRNPMVGIMSSSSLVLADELLMRLLLFENRVALARMLFPHEAKLAMEKAHANSTLEFTGISATNGLSRNLRGVDLNELPSEQVKRLQERLCALQKTVETGQRFFPNCSEVLDRLLEDDLLDSLTLERGTAEEQRLKKMRYTELKDDVMNAFNKDKAEKYWEGFSASSSSSSSPKTRVSHKIRKNLFKGSPMH; this comes from the exons ATGGAGAGCGGAAACGAGCTTTCGTCATCCTTGAGTTTTGCTTCATCTTCTTATGTATCGAACGGTTGCAGTAGCCCCCAAGAACCAGGACCAAATCTTGATCTTTTGAGTAATCTAAGTGGCAGTCTTGAGAAACTCCTGCTTAATCCTGAATATGACTACAGCGATGCAGAAGTAGTCGTTGAGGGGATTAGTGTTGGCGTTAATCGCTGTATCTTAGCTGCACGAAGTCAGTTTTTCCACGAAAAGTTTAAGAAGCACAATGAGAATACCTCAAAAGATGAAAAGCCTAAGTATTTGCTTAAGGATTTGGTGCCTTTTGCCTCAATTGGCTATGAAGTATTCTCGGTCTTCCTGAATTATTTGTATACCGGAAAGATTAAACCTTCTCCTCCAGAAGTTTCAACTTGTGTTGATAATGTGTGCGCTCATGATGCTTGTCGCCCTGCCATTAATTATTTCATGGAACTCATGTATGCTTCATCCACCTTTCAAATCAACGAACTCATTATGGTTGTAGAG CGCCGTCTTGTCAACTTCATCGATAAGGCTACTCCAGAGGATGTAATTCCCATACTTTTAGTTGCCTTTCACTGCTCATCTAACCAGCTTCTTGAGCACTGCATCCAGAGAGTGACACGATCCGATCTAGACAATGCTACTCTTGAGAAAGAACTCCCTCATGAAGTTTTGACTGACATAAAAACAAGGCGCCTCAAGTCTCGACAAGAACTTGAACATGATTCGATAGAAGTGGACTCCTTGAGTGAAAAGAGAATTAGGAGGATTCTGAAGGCTCTGGAATCCGACGACATTGAATTGCTTAAGTTACTTCTTGAAGAGTCTAATGTCACTTTAGACGATGCTTGTGCTCTTCATTACGCAGCTGCCTATTGTAACTCCAAGGTTGTGAATGAGGTCCTCGAGCTGGATTTAGCTGATGTCAATCTTCAGAATTCCCGAGGATATAACGTCCTTCACATTGCTGCTAGACGAAAGGAGCCATCAATAATAATGGGACTACTCGAAAAAGGAGCATCTGTCTTGAATACTACACGGGATGGAAACACAGCACTATCAATCTGTCGGAGATTGACTCGGCCAAAGGATTATAATGAGCCAACGAAGCAAGGGAAAGAAACTAATAAGGACCGCATATGCATTGATATTTTGGAGAGAGAGACGATTAGGAATCCTATGGTTGGGATCATGTCTTCGTCATCATTGGTGTTGGCTGATGAATTACTCATGAGGTtgcttttatttgaaaatagag tGGCATTGGCGCGAATGTTATTTCCTCATGAAGCCAAGCTGGCTATGGAAAAAGCACATGCTAATTCGACGTTGGAGTTTACTGGAATTTCAGCAACAAATGGCTTATCTAGAAATCTGAGAGGGGTTGACTTGAATGAATTACCATCTGAGCAAGTGAAAAGACTCCAAGAACGGCTGTGCGCACTGCAAAAAACAG TGGAGACAGGTCAACGTTTCTTCCCTAATTGCTCCGAGGTTTTAGATAGATTACTAGAGGACGACTTGCTAGATTCCTTAACGTTGGAAAGAGGCACCGCTGAAGAACAAAGATTAAAGAAGATGCGATACACAGAACTCAAGGATGATGTTATGAATGCATTCAACAAAGACAAAGCTGAAAAGTATTGGGAAggcttctctgcatcttcctcctCCTCATCGTCCCCAAAGACTAGAGTTAGCCACAAGATTAGGAAGAA CTTGTTTAAGGGCAGCCCGATGCACTAA